GAGCGCCTCCATACGACCTCTGACAGCCCAGATGACGTCGCCCGAGCCGTCGGCGCTGGGGGGCGGTGACCTCTACCTGTGCTCGAGGGTTGCTACCGCGGGGGCTCGGGGAGCTGCGCGAGCTGCACCCAGTAGTCGGCCAAGCCCCGGATGCCCTCCCTCATCCCGGCCATCCCGGCGGGCTTCGAGACGAACGAGTTCCCACCGAGCCGGTAGGTGGTCTCCACGTCCTCCTGGTTCTCAGACGACGTGAGGACCACCACCGGGATGGACCTGAGCTCAGGGTCGCTCTTCAGTTGCATGAGCACCTCGAACCCGCCGATACGCGGCATCTTGATGTCGAGCAGGATCAGGTGGGGACGCTCGCGGTCCGCGAAGCGACCCCGACGATGGATGTAGTCGAGCGCCTCCTCCCCGTCCTTCACGGCGTCGACCTCGAGATGCACGCCCTCCACGTCGTTCAGCGCGCGCACGGTCAGGAACAGATGGTCCTCGTTGTCCTCCGCCACGAGGATGCGTATCGCTTCGTTCAACATCGGCGACGTCATACGGCTGCTCCTGTTCTCACGATGTCGGCCGGGAGGGTGACGACCACGTGGGTGCCCCTCTCCGGGAAACCGAGCTCGATGGACCCCCCCACCTGTTCGACGATCTTCTTGCAGACGGCGAGCCCGATGCCCGTCCCCGAGGATGCGTCGCTCGTCGTCCCCTCGAGGCGCTCGAACACGCCGAACACCTTCTCGTGGTACGCGGGTGGGATCCCTTGGCCGTCGTCCGCCACGACGACCGCGAACCGCTCCTCCGCGATCTCATGCCAGACCCTCACCGACACGTCGGGGCGGCCCGCGTGGATGACGGCGTTGCCTATCAGGTTGGTGAACAGCTGACGAGCGCGCAGAGGGTTCATCCTCAGCGCAGGGAGATCGCCGGCCTCGAAGCGCGCTTCGCGGTGAGCCGGCCGCAGCTCGTCGAACACCTCGGAGACCAGTTGGCCGAGGTCGACCTCCTCTACGTCGGTCTGCACCCGCCCG
The DNA window shown above is from Actinomycetota bacterium and carries:
- a CDS encoding response regulator, with the translated sequence MTSPMLNEAIRILVAEDNEDHLFLTVRALNDVEGVHLEVDAVKDGEEALDYIHRRGRFADRERPHLILLDIKMPRIGGFEVLMQLKSDPELRSIPVVVLTSSENQEDVETTYRLGGNSFVSKPAGMAGMREGIRGLADYWVQLAQLPEPPR